Below is a window of Ralstonia nicotianae DNA.
CGGCTGGCCGCCGGGGCCGAGATCGCGCACCGCGCCGGTCACCGGAACGCTCGCCTGGCCGCCGGTGAAGACCGAATTGGGCGTGGCGTACTGCATCGGCTGGCTGTCGTTCTCCAGCCGGTCGACCGACAGCGCATACCAGAGCCGGCCGATGCGATCGCCCAGCGAGGCGCTCTCGTGGTTGCCGGTGACGTTGCGCGAGAAGCCGTAGGCATCGCTGTAGTGCTGGCGCATGACCTGGGTCTGCGCGCCGGCTTCGAAGGCCTCGGGCTTGCGCAGGGTGAGCGCAATCGTGGTGCCCATCGAGTTGCCCGGCAGCAGCGCCGAGAACGGCCCGTACAGGATATCGACGCGGGCCAGGTCGTCGGGGCCGACCATCGACCAGCGCGGCGGGTAGCCGTAGCTGGAGCCGAGCAGGTTCGACAGCAGGATGCCGTCGGCGTACAGCAGGCCCGCGCGCTCTGGATCTCGTTGAAATCGCGGCCGGCGAAGATCGCATTGCGGTCGCCGATGAAGCGCCGGCGCACCATCACGTTGGGCTGGTACTTGAGCGCGTCTTCGGCGGTGACGAGGTTGCGGTCGGCCAGTTGGTCGGCGGTCACGGTCTGGACCACGGCGGGGGTGTTGCGGGCGAACGGCGCGGAAGCCGTGCCGGCATGCGCCACGGTGGGCGCGAGTTCCTGGGCGACGAAAGCCGGCGCGGCCCCGACGGCATCGGCATCGACGGCGGCAAAGGCGGACAGCGGTGCGGCAGCGGCGAGCGCGAGCACGGCGCGGCACACCGGCGTGCGCAGCGGCATGGCAGCCGTTGCGCGCTGGAGGGGTGACATCGGGAAGGTCTCCGGATTGACGGTGACGCCGGCCGGATACGGCCAGGCGCAAGCGCGCCGCGGAGATCACTCCCGCGGGCGCGTCAGCTCGACAGCGGCATCGGAGACCGGGGCGGCGCGCGCGATTCGGCCACGCGCAGCGCATTGCGCGCATGCACGGGCAGCGGCGCCGCCGGCTGGCGCACGCGATAGGCGAAACGCGCGGTCGGCACCCCGGGCGCGGGCGGCGAGGCCAGCGCAAACCCGGCGGCAAAGCCGGGGCAATAGAGACAGTGCGCCACGCCGTGGTGGTCGGCGGCGGGGCTGGGCGCGCCCTCGTCGCGCAGGTCGATGGCGATCCGCACGGTGCTGCCATGCGGTGCCGTCGCGCTGCACAGGTCGACGGCCAGCGTGCCCGACTGCGCCGCGCGGGCGGAGGCGAGCACGGGCGACAGTACGTTCAGTACGATCGCAAGCCAGACGAGGAAGAACCAGCGGCGCGGGAACATGGACACGATGGGAAGCCGGGCGAGTATAGCCCGGCACAGGGTTCCCCCGTTTGCGTGCGGCACAGTGCCGCGCAAACGGCGCCGGCCAGCCCCTCCACGGCGATTTATCGTCAATTATTGGATTGGCTATAATTTATACCGCATTCCATAATTGAGTCTAAACGAGGGCTTCCATGGATTCCGACACCGATACCGGCCGCTTCAGCTTCCACCGGCAGGACCTCGCCCACACCCTGTGCGACAGCCTGGAGGGCAAGGGGCTGGCGGACGCGCGCTCGGGCCTGTTCCTGGCGGCGCCCCGGCGCACCGGCAAGAGCACCTTCCTGCGCGAAGACCTGGTGCCCGAAGTGGAACGCCGCGGCTGGATCGCCATCTACGTCGACCTGTGGGCCGACCGCGCCCGCGACCCCGGGCTGATGATCGCCGATGGCATCAAGGCCAAGCTGGCCGAATTCGACGGACCGATCGCCAAGCTGGCCAAGTCGGCCGGCATGGAAAAGATCAGCGTGCTGCGCACCTTCACCTTCGACCTCGGCAAGACCGGCCTGCCGCCGGGCGTCACGCTGGCCGATGCGCTGGACACGCTCTACAGGGCGGCGCGGCAGCCCATCGTGCTGATCGTCGACGAGGCCCAGCACGCGCTCTCCACCGAGGCCGGCACCAACGCCATGTTCGCGCTCAAGGCCGCGCGCGACCAGATGAACCAGGGCGTGGCCTCGCCGCACCTGTTCCTGGTCTTCACGGGCTCCAACCGCGACAAGCTCGCCAACCTGCTGCTCAACCGCACGCAGCCGTTCTTCGGCTCGCGCGTGACCAATTTCCCGCTGCTGGGACGGGCCTTCGTGTCGGCCTACGCGGCCTGGGTCAACCAGCACCTGGCACCCGACAACCAGTTCAAGGACGACGACGTGTTCGCCGCCTTCCAACTGGTCGGACACCGGCCCGAGATGCTCAAGGCCATCGTCAGCGAGATCGCGCTGGAGCTGGGCGAGGCGGCCAGCCTGGGCGAGCTGCTCAAGCGCGGCGCGCAGGGCTGGCGCGACCGCATCTGGGGCGAGATCGAAAGCGAATACAGCGCGCTCACCGAGATCCAGCGCGCCGTGCTGGCGGTGCTGATCGAGCGCGGCCAGGCCTATTCGCCGTTCGCGGAGGCATCGATGAAGGCCTATGCCGCTCGCCTGGGCCACAGCGAGTTCTCCACCGCCACGGTACAGGCCGCGCTGGACGCGCTGCGCGACAAGAACCTGATCTGGAAGGAATCGCGCGGCGCCTACGCGCTGGAGGACGAAAGCCTGGCGCTGTGGTTCCGCGAAACGCGCGGCGCGCACGCCGTGCCGCCGAAGCTGGGGCGCTGAGCCTGGCAACCGGCCGGCGGCCGCGCTCGCGCCGGCCCCGGGTCAAGGCGGTGCCGCGCGCCGATGCCGCTTGCATTCCCGACACATTTCACCATGTGCAGCGCGTGGCCACGCGTGCGCACCGTCCGCATCCGCCTAAAGTAAAACAAACATGAAATCGGCGGCCGCCGTGCACTTTCTGGGCTAAGGTCGCTTTGGGCACGCGGTTTCGAAGTACGCAGGTCGTTCGTATCCAATCGCAACACCACGTTTTCGGGAGAGAAGGCAATGGACGCATCCGGTTTCCTCACGTCGCTGCAGGCCACGCTGGGCGGCTACCTGCCGAAGATCGCCGGCGCGATCGGCATCCTGGTGGTCGGCTGGCTGATCGCCATCGCGGTGCGGGCGGGCACGCGGCGGCTGCTCGCCGCACTGAAGGTCGACCAGCGCATCGCGGAGAGCACCGGCCAGGGCGCGCAGGTCGAGGGCATCGTCGCGGGCGGACTGTTCTGGCTCGTGCTGCTGGTCACCGCGGTGGGCATCTTCAACGTGCTCAACCTGTCCGAGGTGTCCAATCCGTTCTCCCAGCTCGTCACCAACATCGTCAACTACCTGCCGAACCTGATCGGCGGCGCGGCGCTGGTGCTGATCGCGTGGCTGCTCGCGTCGATGCTGCGCAGCGTGGTGAACCGCGCGCTCAAGACCGGCAACCTCGACAGCAAGCTGTCGGCCAGCGCCGGCATGAAACCGATGAGCGGCTACCTCGGCGACGTGCTGTTCTGGCTCGTCATCCTGATGTTCCTGCCCGCGATCCTGTCGGCGTTCTCGCTGTCGGGCCTGCTCGCGCCGGTGCAGGGCATGATCGACAAGCTGCTGGCGATCGTGCCGAACGTGTTCGCCGCGGCGGTGATCGGCTTCGTCGGCTGGCTGGTGGCGCGCGTGCTGCGCGGCCTCGTCACGAACCTGCTCATCGCGGCGGGCGCCGACCGGCTCACGCAGAGCGTCGACAGCCTGGCGCCGGTGCGCGTGTCGAACCTGGTCGGCACGCTGGTCTACGTGTTCGTGTTCGTGCCGACGCTGATCTCCGCGCTCGACGCGCTGAAGATCGAAGCGATCTCGCGCCCGGCGACCAACATGCTCGACCAGTTCCTCGGCGCGGTGCCGAACATCATCGCGGCGGTGGTGATCGTGCTCGTCACGTTCTATGTCGCACGCTTCGTCGCGGCGCTCGCGCAGAAGCTGCTCGTCGCGGCCGGCGTCGACGGGCTGCCGGCCGTGCTCGGCGTCGAGCGCGTGTTCGCGGGGATGCTGCAGCCGTCGGTGCTGGCCGCCCGCCTGATCGTGTTCTTCGCGATGCTGTTCGCCACGGTCGAGGCCGCGAACCGGCTCAACTTCGCGCAGGTGCGCGACGTCGTCACGCTGTTCATCGAGTTCGGCGCGCACGTGCTGATGGGCGGCGTGATCCTGGTGATCGGCTTCTGGCTCGCGGGGCTGGCGCGCCGCGTGATCGAGCAGGCGGACCGCGAGCACAGCGCGCTGTTCTCGCGGATCGCGCAGTTCGCGATCCTCGGCCTCGTCTTTGCGATGGGGCTGCGCGCCATGGGCATCGCGAACGAGATCGTGCAGCTCGCGTTCGGCCTGGTGCTCGGGGCGATCGCGGTGGCGGTGGCGCTGTCGTTCGGCCTCGGCGGCCGCGAGGCGGCGGGCAAGCTGCTCGACCGCTGGTTCAACCAGCGCCGCGGCGGCGAGTGAGCGGACTGGCGGACACGCACGGGAAGCGGCGCACCGGCATGCCACAATCCGGGTGCCCCGATTCCTGATCGCCCCTGGGACGCCGCACCTTGGAATTCCTCCGCATCGCTTTCCTGTTCGCCCTCACCGCGCTCGCCGAAATCGTCGGCTGCTACCTGCCGTGGCTGGTCCTGCGGCAGGCCAAAAGCGCCTGGCTGCTGATGCCCGCGGCCCTGTCTCTGGCGCTGTTCGCGTGGCTGCTGACGCTGCACCCGACGGCGGCGGGACGAACCTACGCCGCGTATGGCGGCATGTACATCGCCGTGGCACTGGCATGGCTGCGCGTCGTCGATGGCGCCACACTGACGCGCTGGGACATCGGCGGCGCGGCCATCGCGCTGGCCGGCATGGCGGTGATCGCGCTGCAGCCTCAGCCGACGTAATCCCGGGCCGGACGGGCTGGCGAGGCCGGACGATGCTGTATATTTATAAGGGGTATCCTTTTAGCTCCAGTGCCTCAATATACTGGATGGGCATACAGTTATTAGCGATATTGGTAAGGAAGCGCTACGCTTATCGCTCAGTGGCTCAAAATGGGCCAGAAGCCGTCGTAGGCGACAATACGACCTTCCGCTAATCCGCTCCAGCGAGAACAGCTTTGCACATGCCCGGGTTCAGTGTTTTGAAGGCCGCCCCCTCCCAGGCCACCGAGATTAGTCAGCTTATTCAAGGGCTCGCTCACTACTTTCTGGGCGAGGCCAGCAGCGCGGCTGCGCAGCCCTTCCTCACGACTTTCGAGCCGGCCGCGATCGCCGCTCTCATCACCGCCCCCGCTTGCAAATACTTCGTCGCTATGGAGTCCGGCTTGCTTGTTGGGGTATGCGCGCTAAAGGATCGCAAACACATCTATCACTTGTTTGTTGCGCCCGAGGCGCAAGGCCGGGGCGTTGCTCGCGCGCTGTGGGAGTACGCGCGTGCCGATGCTGAGTTGGACGGAGCTACTGGCAGCTTCACTGTCAACTCATCTCTCCACGCCGTACCTGTCTACGAAAGGCTCGGGTTCCATGCGATTGACTCTGTGCAAGAGAGGAACGGTGTTCGGTTTGTGCCTATGGCGTCAGTACGTTGACTTGTCGAGGTCGCGGCTGCTCAAGACGCGGATGAGTCGTTCGACTGAATCACATCCGCATAGGTCACGGGGGCCGTAACCACGGCCTGCTGAAGCAACCGGTAGAACAGCATGCCGCGCGAGCCCGAGGTGCGGCGATTGAAGCGGAACACGAACTCGTCCAGGTAGGCGTCCAGATGCTCGGGCTGAACCGAGCCGTGGTGCGTGCCGAGAATCCAGCGTTTGACCAGCGAGGCGACCCGATGCACGCCGGCCATCGAGACATGCGCCGGCACCTCGGCGCCAAGCATCACATTGCTCTGGTGATCATAGCCCAACTTGCTCAAGGACCGGTAGGCTGCCGACCCGTCGGTCCTGACCTGCGCACCAGGCTCAATCGACGCCTGCACGAACGGAACGATGCACTCCTCCGCATCGTTGCGGATGCGCTGCAAGCGAATTCGGCCAAAGCCTTTGGGCTGGAGCATTTCGACAGCCAGGACGACCAACACCTTGCTCGTGTTGTTCTTGCGATTGACGGCCGAGATGGGGGCTTCGCGGTCTGTGATGGCAAGGTAGGTCTCGTCAACCTCAACACACCCCTTCAGGCGTTCACGCTCAGGCCGGACCATGGCCCGGCGGAACCGGTGCAACATTGTCCAAGCAGTCTGGTAGCTGCCCAATCCCAACACTCGCTGCAAGCCAAGGGCGCTGACGCCTTGCTTCTGATTGGTCAGATACCAGGCGCCGGCCAGCCAC
It encodes the following:
- a CDS encoding DUF2946 domain-containing protein — encoded protein: MFPRRWFFLVWLAIVLNVLSPVLASARAAQSGTLAVDLCSATAPHGSTVRIAIDLRDEGAPSPAADHHGVAHCLYCPGFAAGFALASPPAPGVPTARFAYRVRQPAAPLPVHARNALRVAESRAPPRSPMPLSS
- a CDS encoding ATP-binding protein is translated as MDSDTDTGRFSFHRQDLAHTLCDSLEGKGLADARSGLFLAAPRRTGKSTFLREDLVPEVERRGWIAIYVDLWADRARDPGLMIADGIKAKLAEFDGPIAKLAKSAGMEKISVLRTFTFDLGKTGLPPGVTLADALDTLYRAARQPIVLIVDEAQHALSTEAGTNAMFALKAARDQMNQGVASPHLFLVFTGSNRDKLANLLLNRTQPFFGSRVTNFPLLGRAFVSAYAAWVNQHLAPDNQFKDDDVFAAFQLVGHRPEMLKAIVSEIALELGEAASLGELLKRGAQGWRDRIWGEIESEYSALTEIQRAVLAVLIERGQAYSPFAEASMKAYAARLGHSEFSTATVQAALDALRDKNLIWKESRGAYALEDESLALWFRETRGAHAVPPKLGR
- a CDS encoding mechanosensitive ion channel translates to MDASGFLTSLQATLGGYLPKIAGAIGILVVGWLIAIAVRAGTRRLLAALKVDQRIAESTGQGAQVEGIVAGGLFWLVLLVTAVGIFNVLNLSEVSNPFSQLVTNIVNYLPNLIGGAALVLIAWLLASMLRSVVNRALKTGNLDSKLSASAGMKPMSGYLGDVLFWLVILMFLPAILSAFSLSGLLAPVQGMIDKLLAIVPNVFAAAVIGFVGWLVARVLRGLVTNLLIAAGADRLTQSVDSLAPVRVSNLVGTLVYVFVFVPTLISALDALKIEAISRPATNMLDQFLGAVPNIIAAVVIVLVTFYVARFVAALAQKLLVAAGVDGLPAVLGVERVFAGMLQPSVLAARLIVFFAMLFATVEAANRLNFAQVRDVVTLFIEFGAHVLMGGVILVIGFWLAGLARRVIEQADREHSALFSRIAQFAILGLVFAMGLRAMGIANEIVQLAFGLVLGAIAVAVALSFGLGGREAAGKLLDRWFNQRRGGE
- a CDS encoding YnfA family protein — its product is MEFLRIAFLFALTALAEIVGCYLPWLVLRQAKSAWLLMPAALSLALFAWLLTLHPTAAGRTYAAYGGMYIAVALAWLRVVDGATLTRWDIGGAAIALAGMAVIALQPQPT
- a CDS encoding GNAT family N-acetyltransferase, with amino-acid sequence MPGFSVLKAAPSQATEISQLIQGLAHYFLGEASSAAAQPFLTTFEPAAIAALITAPACKYFVAMESGLLVGVCALKDRKHIYHLFVAPEAQGRGVARALWEYARADAELDGATGSFTVNSSLHAVPVYERLGFHAIDSVQERNGVRFVPMASVR
- a CDS encoding IS1595 family transposase; the encoded protein is MDIQVERILPPEAGKDYPRNWNEFLDRFGTEEACLSYLVALRWPQGFICPDCGLAAEPYRSSRTRLMCRSCGHQTTVTAGTIFDKTRTPLRVWLAGAWYLTNQKQGVSALGLQRVLGLGSYQTAWTMLHRFRRAMVRPERERLKGCVEVDETYLAITDREAPISAVNRKNNTSKVLVVLAVEMLQPKGFGRIRLQRIRNDAEECIVPFVQASIEPGAQVRTDGSAAYRSLSKLGYDHQSNVMLGAEVPAHVSMAGVHRVASLVKRWILGTHHGSVQPEHLDAYLDEFVFRFNRRTSGSRGMLFYRLLQQAVVTAPVTYADVIQSNDSSAS